A window of the Butyricimonas virosa genome harbors these coding sequences:
- the meaB gene encoding methylmalonyl Co-A mutase-associated GTPase MeaB — MQQNIEHPENDACYEGLAVNKGIEQPDPVNPAIAERLKHLKKKTLTADEYVTGIFRGDINILSQAITLVESARIDHQAMAQEVINRCLPNTGKSVRIGITGVPGAGKSTFIEAFGKFLTSEGHKIAVLAIDPSSERSKGSILGDKTRMEELSCDPHAYIRPSPSAGSLGGVARKTREAMLLCEAAGFDIILIETVGVGQSETAVHSMVDFFLLVQIAGAGDELQGIKRGIMEMADSIIINKADGNNITRAELAKVQLQNALHLFPPHESGVEPKVMTCSAYEKTGIKEIWENILHYCSETQQSKYFDIRRSEQAKYWMYETINEQLRNRFYQSQKEQIREAEEKVQHNEESSFAAAFRLLDNYFKEDTKL; from the coding sequence ATGCAACAAAATATAGAACATCCTGAAAATGATGCCTGTTACGAAGGCTTAGCCGTCAATAAAGGCATCGAACAACCGGATCCGGTGAATCCAGCTATTGCAGAAAGACTAAAGCATTTAAAGAAGAAAACACTGACCGCAGATGAATACGTGACCGGGATCTTCCGGGGAGATATCAATATCTTAAGTCAAGCAATCACTCTTGTGGAAAGTGCCCGCATTGATCATCAGGCCATGGCACAGGAGGTCATTAATCGTTGTCTGCCCAACACGGGTAAATCCGTTCGTATCGGGATTACGGGGGTTCCTGGAGCCGGGAAAAGCACCTTCATCGAAGCTTTCGGTAAATTCCTTACAAGCGAGGGACACAAGATCGCTGTATTGGCCATTGATCCCAGTAGTGAACGTTCAAAAGGAAGTATCCTGGGAGACAAAACCCGTATGGAAGAATTATCATGTGACCCACATGCATACATTCGTCCTTCCCCATCGGCAGGCTCTTTAGGTGGTGTCGCTCGCAAAACAAGGGAAGCCATGTTATTATGCGAAGCCGCCGGATTTGATATTATCCTAATCGAAACCGTAGGAGTCGGACAAAGTGAGACCGCCGTACATTCCATGGTCGACTTCTTCTTGCTAGTACAGATTGCCGGGGCTGGAGACGAATTACAAGGAATTAAGCGAGGGATCATGGAGATGGCCGACAGTATCATCATCAATAAAGCAGATGGGAACAACATCACCCGTGCGGAACTCGCCAAAGTTCAGTTACAAAATGCCCTTCATCTGTTTCCACCTCACGAATCTGGCGTAGAACCCAAAGTGATGACCTGTTCTGCCTACGAGAAAACTGGAATAAAAGAAATATGGGAAAACATACTACATTATTGTAGCGAAACCCAACAAAGTAAATATTTCGACATCCGTCGTAGCGAACAAGCTAAGTACTGGATGTACGAAACCATCAACGAACAACTGAGGAATCGTTTCTATCAAAGCCAAAAAGAACAAATAAGAGAAGCAGAAGAAAAAGTGCAACATAACGAAGAAAGTTCTTTCGCCGCAGCATTCCGCTTGTTAGATAACTATTTCAAGGAAGACACGAAACTATAA
- the ffh gene encoding signal recognition particle protein, translating to MFENLSERLEKSFKILKGQGKITEINVAETLKEVRRSLLDADVNYKIAKEFTNTVKEKALGMNVLTAVKPGQMMVKIVHDELIQLMGGTHVDINIKGNPAVILMSGLQGSGKTTFSGKLANLLKTKRGKHPLLVACDVYRPAAIEQLKVLGEQIGVPVYSEEGNNDPVKIALNAVKEARATGKDVVIVDTAGRLAIDEQMMNEIAAIKKAIDPEETLFVVDAMTGQDAVNTAKEFNDRLNFDGVILTKLDGDTRGGAALSIRTVVSKPIKFVGTGEKLEALDVFHPERMADRILGMGDIVSLVEKAQEQFDAEEAKKLQKKIAKNQFNFNDFLSQIQQIKKMGNIKDLASMIPGVGKALKDVDIDDDAFKGVEAIIYSMTPEERENPELINGSRRKRIASGSGTTIQDVNRLLKQFDESKKMMRMLSKGGKMMGKAPMKRR from the coding sequence ATGTTTGAGAATCTATCGGAGAGGTTAGAAAAATCGTTTAAGATTTTAAAAGGACAGGGAAAGATCACCGAGATCAACGTGGCAGAAACGCTTAAAGAGGTGAGACGTTCATTGTTGGATGCCGACGTAAACTATAAGATCGCAAAAGAGTTTACTAACACGGTAAAGGAAAAGGCATTGGGAATGAACGTGCTGACTGCCGTGAAACCGGGTCAGATGATGGTGAAAATTGTTCACGATGAATTGATCCAGTTGATGGGAGGGACCCATGTTGATATTAATATAAAAGGTAATCCGGCTGTTATCTTGATGTCGGGTCTGCAAGGTTCCGGTAAAACAACATTTTCCGGTAAACTGGCTAATTTGCTGAAGACAAAGCGGGGAAAACATCCATTGTTAGTAGCTTGTGACGTTTATCGTCCGGCAGCTATCGAGCAGTTAAAAGTGCTGGGAGAGCAAATCGGGGTTCCCGTGTATAGCGAGGAAGGAAATAACGATCCGGTGAAAATTGCCTTGAATGCCGTGAAAGAGGCCCGGGCTACAGGTAAAGACGTCGTAATTGTCGATACTGCGGGGCGTTTGGCTATTGACGAGCAGATGATGAATGAAATTGCTGCCATCAAGAAAGCAATCGATCCGGAAGAGACCCTTTTCGTGGTGGATGCCATGACCGGACAGGATGCCGTGAACACGGCGAAGGAATTTAACGATCGTTTGAACTTTGATGGTGTGATCCTGACCAAGCTGGATGGTGATACTCGTGGTGGAGCGGCATTGTCTATTCGTACCGTGGTAAGTAAGCCGATTAAATTTGTCGGTACGGGTGAAAAACTGGAGGCTCTTGATGTGTTCCATCCCGAACGTATGGCTGACCGTATCTTGGGTATGGGTGATATTGTTTCTTTGGTTGAAAAAGCTCAGGAGCAATTTGATGCGGAAGAGGCGAAGAAGTTGCAGAAAAAGATCGCCAAAAATCAGTTTAATTTTAACGACTTCTTGAGTCAGATTCAGCAGATCAAGAAGATGGGTAACATTAAAGATCTGGCCTCTATGATTCCGGGTGTGGGTAAAGCATTGAAAGATGTGGATATTGATGATGATGCGTTTAAAGGAGTTGAGGCTATCATTTACTCGATGACTCCGGAAGAGCGGGAGAATCCGGAACTAATCAATGGTTCACGCCGTAAACGTATTGCATCCGGTAGCGGCACGACTATTCAGGATGTAAACCGTTTGTTGAAACAGTTCGATGAATCTAAAAAGATGATGCGAATGTTATCCAAAGGCGGCAAAATGATGGGGAAAGCCCCGATGAAGAGACGCTAA
- a CDS encoding ABC transporter permease, which translates to MNGMLILLIAHYEGKLLCRNFIFLLLCGFMLLGITVFHVFLQSDWRVFEYTVNLPSGMPYANAYLWGIMQSFLVIFVVGDFVYRDNIEKTNDVFLARDFSNLEYLTGKLVGVVVAFLVLNVISMFICMLIHLFASSFKFNVGLYLFYLLTVSLPALLFMSGLAFMMKIWIKFRFFAFTVLVIFFLLSLFVFSTKALGVFDCMASRVPHIFSSMVGHPAMGSYLLHRLVFVLVGVGCFVISVYGFKRLPNNIGRSRRLGVVGLVFVLLGFLTGWLYWLPHQVMRETRSDWIAIQKKYDAYPKVKIDQHEIKYDIHGEKILAHSVISVRNSNSFRVDTVIFYLNPSLEITSVTAGNCDLNFTRNQQIVEIEKSLYPDERSELELSYSGAIDPQICYLDISPERYDEQEQDELFACYGKKFVFTGKAFTLLTPEVLWYPVSKPVTELMNPYVNTSEYTDYTLTVVPAQGNTVVSQGELTVSGDTSYFTNNRKLQGITLISGQFYRDSFRLAGNPLLFEFYGTKKSMLGSAWGDYLQALEWSLKRTSTVLQWMSPGGKYPFDKLAFVEVPVSFYAFERSWKEKNDYVHPEMQLYREWRGVVPSEFRRRMKKVKTKEEKSEEWFQKYILSEEYMSRVQKHDVPELSVKEILFNSKQERDRMWSEKLFSAWPDNKYSIRPLLMTCGTLITSDEVPVIHRMITIMQRQAEEREMALSDKLSYHWEGVKFLMQHSLWDALHMDSASFCMESVIYLKALQLQRYILTQVAWTDFSAFMDHFLKEHPFQEVSLDYFLDVFQARFNWDLREYIPQWLHERGVPKLLVRNFHMRRIQTENSEKRFVHFKVWNPTGVDAIVSLEAWESARKKIIDQHYLIEAGCAKEVNYYLMQPSSDFLRVRLNTNLSQNLPGEYENAMESCNLSRWDEGCFDCDTSLFCPSENEIIVDDEDEGFKVIKGKSFFFTRKWEGYQLHLLSPTSWSPVFNYDINSYGEFVRGFHCKGAGGKQADVEWNARIPRSGTYEMYIYVGMFLNDWVQPLHRYTFYYDGLEESITLNINGLSAGVKSVIYYVGKEPIELWTTPFNSRGGWGRPEYFN; encoded by the coding sequence ATGAATGGAATGCTGATTCTATTGATTGCTCATTATGAGGGAAAATTACTTTGTCGTAATTTTATTTTTTTATTGTTGTGCGGATTTATGTTGTTGGGAATTACAGTGTTTCATGTCTTTCTCCAGAGTGATTGGCGGGTATTTGAGTACACTGTGAATTTGCCTTCCGGGATGCCATATGCGAATGCTTATCTTTGGGGGATCATGCAGTCGTTTCTTGTGATTTTTGTAGTTGGAGATTTTGTTTATCGGGATAATATTGAAAAGACGAATGACGTGTTTCTGGCACGGGATTTTAGTAATTTGGAATATTTGACAGGGAAGCTTGTTGGGGTGGTGGTCGCATTTTTGGTATTGAATGTTATTTCCATGTTTATTTGTATGCTCATTCATTTATTTGCGAGTAGCTTTAAATTTAATGTCGGACTTTACCTTTTCTATTTATTGACAGTTTCTTTACCGGCCTTATTATTCATGTCCGGTTTGGCTTTCATGATGAAAATATGGATAAAATTCCGTTTTTTTGCTTTTACGGTACTGGTGATATTCTTTCTTCTTTCCCTTTTTGTCTTTTCAACAAAAGCCTTGGGTGTATTTGATTGCATGGCATCCCGGGTCCCTCATATATTTTCTTCAATGGTGGGACATCCGGCTATGGGGAGTTATTTGTTGCATCGGTTGGTGTTCGTGTTGGTTGGGGTAGGATGTTTCGTGATTTCCGTGTATGGATTCAAACGTCTCCCTAATAATATAGGACGGTCGAGAAGATTAGGGGTAGTTGGGTTGGTGTTCGTGCTGTTAGGATTTCTGACTGGTTGGTTATATTGGTTACCACATCAAGTTATGCGAGAGACAAGGAGCGATTGGATCGCTATTCAGAAAAAGTACGATGCATATCCTAAAGTAAAGATTGATCAGCATGAAATCAAGTATGATATTCATGGTGAGAAAATATTAGCTCATAGCGTGATATCTGTTCGAAATAGTAATTCATTCCGGGTGGATACTGTAATTTTTTATTTGAATCCTTCTTTGGAAATAACAAGTGTTACTGCCGGGAATTGTGATTTAAATTTTACTAGAAATCAGCAGATTGTGGAGATTGAAAAATCGCTGTACCCGGATGAACGGAGTGAGCTGGAGCTTTCTTATTCGGGGGCGATTGATCCGCAGATTTGCTATTTGGATATATCTCCGGAGCGATACGATGAGCAGGAACAGGATGAGCTTTTCGCTTGTTACGGGAAAAAATTTGTTTTCACGGGAAAAGCTTTCACGTTATTAACCCCAGAAGTTTTATGGTATCCTGTGAGTAAACCCGTGACCGAGTTAATGAATCCTTATGTGAATACTTCTGAATACACAGATTACACGCTTACGGTTGTGCCTGCTCAAGGCAACACGGTTGTGTCGCAAGGTGAGTTAACTGTTTCAGGAGATACGAGCTATTTCACAAATAACCGCAAATTACAGGGAATTACCTTGATTTCCGGTCAGTTTTATCGAGATTCGTTTCGACTTGCGGGCAATCCTTTGCTTTTCGAGTTTTACGGAACGAAGAAATCGATGTTAGGGAGCGCTTGGGGGGACTATCTACAAGCTCTGGAATGGAGTTTAAAGCGTACATCTACCGTGCTTCAGTGGATGAGTCCCGGGGGAAAATACCCGTTTGATAAGTTGGCTTTCGTGGAAGTGCCTGTTTCTTTTTATGCTTTCGAGCGTTCTTGGAAAGAGAAGAATGATTACGTTCACCCGGAAATGCAGCTTTACAGGGAATGGAGAGGTGTTGTCCCTTCTGAATTTCGGCGGAGGATGAAAAAAGTAAAGACCAAAGAAGAAAAGTCTGAGGAATGGTTTCAGAAATATATCTTATCTGAAGAATACATGAGTAGGGTGCAAAAACATGATGTCCCGGAATTGTCTGTTAAAGAAATATTATTTAATAGTAAACAGGAACGAGATCGGATGTGGAGTGAAAAATTATTTAGTGCTTGGCCGGATAATAAATATAGCATAAGACCACTTTTGATGACGTGTGGAACGTTGATCACGTCTGATGAGGTTCCTGTTATACATCGGATGATAACGATCATGCAAAGGCAGGCTGAGGAGAGGGAAATGGCATTATCGGACAAATTATCTTATCATTGGGAAGGTGTGAAATTTCTTATGCAGCATAGTTTATGGGATGCTTTACATATGGATAGCGCTAGTTTTTGTATGGAGAGTGTTATCTACTTGAAAGCATTGCAACTTCAACGTTATATTTTGACTCAAGTGGCGTGGACGGATTTTTCGGCTTTCATGGATCACTTTTTGAAAGAACATCCTTTTCAGGAAGTGAGTTTGGATTATTTTCTGGATGTGTTTCAGGCAAGGTTTAATTGGGATTTGAGGGAATATATCCCTCAATGGTTGCATGAACGTGGCGTGCCGAAGTTACTTGTACGAAATTTTCATATGCGGAGAATTCAGACGGAGAATTCAGAGAAACGATTTGTACATTTTAAAGTGTGGAACCCCACGGGAGTGGATGCGATTGTTTCTTTAGAGGCGTGGGAGAGCGCAAGGAAGAAAATAATAGATCAACATTACTTGATTGAAGCAGGCTGTGCCAAGGAAGTGAATTATTATCTGATGCAGCCAAGTTCTGATTTCCTAAGAGTACGGTTAAATACTAATTTGTCTCAGAATTTGCCGGGCGAATACGAAAATGCAATGGAATCCTGTAATTTATCAAGATGGGATGAAGGTTGTTTTGATTGTGACACGTCATTGTTCTGTCCTTCTGAAAATGAAATCATCGTGGATGATGAGGACGAAGGATTCAAGGTTATAAAAGGAAAAAGTTTCTTTTTTACCCGGAAGTGGGAAGGTTATCAACTACACCTTTTGAGTCCGACCTCTTGGAGTCCTGTCTTTAATTATGATATAAATAGTTATGGTGAATTTGTCCGGGGGTTCCATTGTAAAGGTGCTGGAGGAAAGCAGGCGGACGTGGAGTGGAATGCTCGAATTCCACGGAGTGGAACGTATGAAATGTATATTTACGTGGGAATGTTTTTGAATGATTGGGTGCAGCCGCTTCATCGTTATACTTTTTATTATGATGGTTTGGAAGAGAGTATTACGTTGAATATTAATGGATTGAGTGCAGGGGTAAAAAGTGTTATTTATTATGTAGGTAAGGAGCCTATAGAATTGTGGACGACTCCTTTTAACTCTCGTGGTGGATGGGGGCGGCCGGAATATTTCAATTGA
- the ppdK gene encoding pyruvate, phosphate dikinase: MSTKYVYTFGDGKAEGKADMRNLLGGKGANLAEMNLIGVPVPAGFTITTEVCTLYNQEGKDAVVKLIENDVKAGIAATEKLMNAKFGSKGEAFPLLVSVRSGARVSMPGMMDTVLNLGMNDDAVKIVAEKSGNARFAWDSYRRFVQMYGDVVMGVAAGKGEHNPFEVEIDKLKAEKNISNDTEFSAEDLQELVRRFKIVVKTKTGKDFPTCPWEQLWGAICAVFDSWMTERAVLYRQLNQIPEEWGTAVNVQAMVYGNMGNNSATGVAFTRDAATGEDIFNGEYLINAQGEDVVAGIRTPQEITIEGSRRWAKMQNISEEERAAKYPSLEESMPTAYAELNAVQQKLEDYFHDMQDLEFTIQDGKLWMLQTRNGKRTGTAMVKMAVDMLEQGMINEETAILRLEAAKLDELLHPVFDKESQSKAKVLTKGLPASPGAACGRVVFFADEAEEWKNRGEQVILVRLETSPEDLRGMNVSEGILTARGGMTSHAAVVARGMGKCCVSGAGEIVVDYHKRTFTVKGVTINEGDWISLNGSTGEVYLGKVATTEASLDHDFKTIMDLAEKHTRMYVRTNADTPRDAKVARDFGAKGVGLCRTEHMFFEGDRIDAMREMILSDTVEQRRIALSKILPMQRSDFEGILEAMDGLGVTIRLLDPPLHEFTPNEPESQKYMAEKMGISVEVVKEKVDALHEFNPMLGHRGCRLGITYPEITEMQARAIIEAACNLKLKGLNPKPEIMVPLVGTVKELRQQANIIRCTADVVFAEKGVKVDYMVGTMIEIPRAALTADQIAEVAEFFSFGTNDLTQMTFGYSRDDAGKFLPEYIKKGILKTDPFAVLDQEGVGQLVQMGAQKGRSTNSKLKLGICGEHGGEPSSVIFCDKVGMDYVSCSPFRVPIARLAAAQAAIMHAKK; the protein is encoded by the coding sequence ATGAGTACGAAGTACGTTTACACCTTTGGCGACGGAAAAGCAGAAGGAAAAGCAGACATGAGAAATCTGCTGGGTGGCAAAGGCGCCAATCTTGCCGAAATGAATCTCATTGGAGTTCCTGTTCCTGCAGGTTTTACTATTACAACAGAAGTTTGTACCCTTTATAATCAAGAAGGAAAAGACGCTGTCGTAAAACTAATCGAGAATGACGTTAAAGCCGGCATTGCAGCTACAGAAAAATTAATGAATGCCAAATTCGGATCAAAAGGAGAGGCTTTCCCTCTTTTAGTTTCCGTACGTTCCGGTGCCAGAGTGTCCATGCCGGGTATGATGGATACCGTGTTAAACTTGGGAATGAATGATGATGCCGTTAAAATCGTGGCAGAAAAATCAGGTAACGCCAGATTTGCATGGGATTCATACCGTCGTTTCGTACAAATGTATGGAGATGTCGTGATGGGCGTTGCAGCCGGAAAAGGCGAACACAACCCGTTCGAAGTTGAAATCGACAAATTAAAAGCAGAAAAAAATATTTCTAACGACACCGAATTCTCGGCTGAAGACTTACAAGAACTTGTTCGTCGTTTCAAAATTGTCGTTAAAACCAAAACCGGTAAAGATTTCCCGACCTGCCCGTGGGAGCAATTATGGGGAGCCATCTGCGCCGTGTTCGATTCATGGATGACGGAACGCGCTGTTCTGTACCGTCAGTTGAATCAAATCCCGGAAGAATGGGGAACCGCAGTGAATGTTCAAGCCATGGTATACGGAAACATGGGTAACAATTCCGCTACCGGAGTTGCTTTCACGCGTGATGCTGCTACCGGAGAAGATATCTTCAACGGAGAGTACTTGATCAACGCACAAGGAGAGGACGTTGTTGCCGGAATCCGCACCCCGCAGGAAATTACCATCGAGGGATCTCGCCGCTGGGCTAAAATGCAGAACATTTCAGAAGAAGAGCGTGCCGCTAAATATCCTTCATTGGAAGAATCCATGCCAACCGCTTACGCAGAATTAAATGCTGTTCAACAAAAATTGGAAGATTATTTCCACGATATGCAAGACCTTGAATTTACCATCCAAGACGGTAAATTATGGATGTTGCAAACCCGTAACGGAAAACGTACCGGTACGGCTATGGTAAAAATGGCTGTTGACATGCTTGAACAAGGTATGATCAATGAAGAAACTGCAATTCTTCGCCTTGAAGCAGCTAAACTGGATGAATTACTTCACCCGGTATTCGACAAAGAATCACAATCCAAAGCAAAAGTATTAACCAAAGGTTTACCGGCATCTCCGGGTGCTGCTTGCGGACGTGTTGTATTCTTTGCTGACGAAGCTGAAGAATGGAAAAACAGAGGAGAGCAAGTAATATTAGTTCGTTTGGAAACTTCTCCTGAAGATTTACGCGGCATGAACGTTTCAGAAGGAATCCTTACCGCTCGCGGGGGTATGACCTCTCACGCAGCTGTTGTTGCCCGCGGTATGGGTAAATGCTGTGTTTCCGGAGCCGGAGAAATCGTTGTTGATTACCACAAACGTACCTTTACCGTGAAAGGCGTTACCATCAATGAAGGCGACTGGATTTCTTTGAATGGTTCTACCGGAGAAGTTTACTTGGGTAAAGTAGCCACTACCGAGGCGTCACTGGATCATGACTTCAAAACCATCATGGATTTGGCCGAAAAACACACTCGTATGTACGTGAGAACGAATGCAGACACGCCTCGCGATGCAAAAGTAGCACGTGATTTCGGAGCCAAGGGTGTTGGCCTTTGTCGTACGGAGCATATGTTCTTCGAAGGAGACCGTATTGACGCTATGCGTGAAATGATCCTATCTGATACTGTTGAACAACGTCGTATCGCTTTATCAAAAATTCTTCCGATGCAAAGAAGTGACTTCGAGGGAATCCTTGAAGCTATGGACGGACTTGGAGTTACCATCCGTTTATTAGACCCGCCATTGCATGAATTTACCCCGAACGAGCCGGAATCTCAAAAATATATGGCCGAAAAAATGGGTATTTCAGTAGAAGTTGTCAAAGAAAAAGTGGACGCATTACACGAATTCAACCCGATGTTAGGTCACCGCGGTTGCCGTTTAGGTATTACTTATCCGGAAATCACCGAAATGCAGGCTCGTGCAATCATTGAAGCAGCTTGTAACTTGAAACTGAAAGGCCTTAACCCGAAACCGGAAATCATGGTTCCGTTGGTGGGTACCGTGAAAGAATTAAGACAACAAGCAAACATCATCCGTTGCACTGCTGACGTGGTATTTGCAGAAAAGGGCGTGAAAGTAGATTACATGGTAGGAACCATGATCGAAATTCCCCGTGCCGCATTAACCGCTGACCAGATTGCAGAAGTTGCAGAATTCTTCTCATTCGGAACGAACGACTTAACCCAGATGACTTTCGGATACTCTCGTGATGACGCTGGTAAATTCTTACCGGAATATATCAAGAAAGGAATTTTGAAAACCGATCCGTTCGCTGTATTGGATCAAGAGGGTGTCGGACAATTAGTTCAAATGGGAGCCCAAAAAGGACGTTCTACTAACAGCAAGTTGAAACTTGGAATCTGTGGAGAACATGGTGGAGAACCTTCTTCCGTGATCTTCTGTGACAAAGTGGGTATGGACTACGTTTCATGTTCACCGTTCCGTGTACCCATCGCTCGCCTGGCTGCCGCACAGGCCGCTATCATGCACGCAAAAAAATAA
- a CDS encoding prolyl-tRNA synthetase associated domain-containing protein, whose translation MVGQEKVYETLAVLEIEFEYTEHPAAPTIEIARQYWKNLDSTHCKNLFFRNHKGNRHYLVILQCDHDMAIHDMEKMLKQGKLSFASEARMEKYLGLRPGSVSPFGLLNDTEHHVYVFLDKHLQEAKRLSFHPNDNHASLAIKTEDFIRYMDYVGNAYEWIELY comes from the coding sequence ATGGTAGGACAGGAGAAAGTATATGAAACGTTGGCAGTTCTGGAGATAGAGTTTGAATATACGGAACATCCGGCTGCACCGACGATTGAGATTGCCAGACAATATTGGAAAAATCTGGATAGTACGCATTGTAAGAATTTGTTTTTCAGGAATCACAAAGGGAATCGCCATTATCTGGTGATCCTTCAATGTGATCATGATATGGCCATTCATGATATGGAAAAAATGCTGAAACAGGGTAAATTAAGTTTTGCCTCTGAAGCTCGAATGGAAAAATATCTGGGATTACGCCCCGGCTCGGTTAGTCCTTTTGGCTTGCTGAATGATACGGAACACCACGTGTATGTATTTTTGGATAAACATTTACAAGAAGCGAAAAGATTATCATTCCACCCGAATGACAATCACGCCTCGTTAGCCATAAAAACGGAGGATTTCATTCGTTACATGGATTACGTGGGAAATGCTTACGAGTGGATCGAATTATATTAA
- a CDS encoding TIGR01212 family radical SAM protein (This family includes YhcC from E. coli K-12, an uncharacterized radical SAM protein.), translating into MKFEPGKKRYNDYPTFFKTLFQERVQKLSIDGGFTCPNRDGSKGVGGCSFCNNESFNPDYCRAVRGITEQIDEGIRFFARKYKGQKYLAYFQAYSNTYASLDVLKLRYEEALAHPMISGLVIGTRPDVVSEEILDYLEELAQRYYVCVEYGVESANDTILRQINRGHDFAVAEQTIRATAEHGITIGAHLIFGLPGESRESMLEGAIRLCELPIQVLKLHQLQIVKGTRLAEQYLENPALFHLYTLDEYLDFVVEVIERIRSDVYLERFVNQSPSEYLIAPQWGIKNFEFTAKLDKRLEELDTWQGRLKS; encoded by the coding sequence ATGAAATTTGAACCCGGTAAAAAACGATATAATGATTATCCGACTTTTTTTAAGACTCTTTTCCAGGAAAGGGTACAAAAGTTGTCGATAGATGGAGGATTTACTTGTCCTAACCGGGATGGAAGTAAGGGTGTGGGCGGATGTTCGTTCTGTAATAACGAGAGTTTTAATCCCGATTATTGTCGAGCGGTGCGGGGAATTACGGAACAGATTGATGAAGGTATTCGTTTCTTTGCCCGGAAGTATAAGGGACAAAAATATTTGGCTTATTTTCAGGCGTATTCGAACACGTATGCATCGTTAGATGTGTTGAAGTTGCGTTACGAGGAAGCTTTGGCACATCCGATGATTTCGGGATTGGTAATCGGGACGCGACCGGATGTCGTGAGTGAGGAAATTCTGGATTATCTGGAAGAGTTGGCTCAACGATATTATGTTTGCGTGGAATACGGGGTGGAGTCTGCGAATGATACTATTTTACGTCAGATTAACCGGGGGCATGATTTTGCCGTTGCGGAACAGACTATCCGGGCAACAGCGGAACATGGAATAACGATTGGTGCGCATTTGATTTTCGGGCTACCGGGAGAAAGTCGTGAATCTATGTTGGAGGGGGCTATTCGTTTGTGTGAATTGCCGATTCAAGTATTGAAACTTCACCAGTTGCAAATCGTGAAAGGGACTCGTCTGGCAGAACAGTATCTGGAAAATCCGGCACTCTTTCATCTTTACACGTTGGATGAATATTTGGATTTTGTCGTGGAGGTGATCGAACGAATTCGTTCCGATGTTTATTTGGAGCGTTTTGTAAACCAATCTCCTTCCGAATATTTAATTGCTCCACAATGGGGAATTAAAAATTTTGAGTTCACGGCGAAATTGGATAAACGCTTGGAAGAGTTGGATACGTGGCAGGGGAGGTTGAAAAGCTAA
- a CDS encoding type I restriction enzyme HsdR N-terminal domain-containing protein, translating into MKSLNLPPFEYKVKKQNGQIWIFDIIRKRYVVLTPEEWVRQHFIHFLIESKGYPARLIAVEKEIQVCGMKRRFDLVCYDRQAVPYLIVECKAPSVALSQAVFDQAFQYNLSIAARFIAITNGCLHFCGEISGGGKFQMLAEIPNFCG; encoded by the coding sequence GTGAAAAGTTTGAACTTACCTCCTTTCGAGTACAAGGTGAAAAAGCAGAACGGGCAGATCTGGATTTTCGATATTATCCGGAAAAGATATGTCGTGTTGACTCCGGAAGAGTGGGTAAGGCAGCATTTTATTCATTTCTTGATCGAGAGTAAAGGTTATCCCGCCCGGTTGATTGCTGTCGAGAAAGAGATTCAAGTATGCGGTATGAAAAGGCGTTTCGATCTGGTATGTTATGATAGGCAGGCGGTCCCTTACCTTATCGTGGAGTGTAAGGCTCCTTCCGTGGCGTTATCGCAAGCTGTCTTCGATCAGGCATTCCAGTATAATTTGTCCATTGCAGCTCGTTTTATCGCAATAACGAACGGGTGCTTGCATTTTTGCGGGGAGATCTCCGGGGGTGGAAAATTTCAAATGTTAGCTGAAATTCCGAATTTTTGCGGGTAA